In Bradyrhizobium symbiodeficiens, the genomic stretch GGCGGGCAGCTTGCCTTTCGCAATTGCGAGCTTGCGGACGGGCGCATGGGCCCAATCTGCGCCCGCCGCGGCGCCGGGCACCGAGGTGCCGCCGATCCTGTTCGTCCACGGCAATGGCGACTACGACGCGCTCTGGATGACGACGCTGTGGCGGATGGAATCCAACGGCATCGCGCGCGATCGCATGATGGCGATCAATTTCACCGATCCCAATGCGCGCACAGACGACAAGGTCGAGCAGGCGAACCGATCCTCGACCGAGGACCAGCGCCGCGAGCTTGCCGCTGCGATCGCGGAGCTGAAGCGCCGCACGGGTGCGCCTCGCGTGGCGCTGGTCGGCAGCTCGCGCGGCGGCTACGCGATCCGCAACGTGATCAAGAACGGCGGCGCCGGCGATGTCAGCCATGCCGTCTTGTGCGGCACGCCCAATCACGGCGTGTTCGCCACCGACGACCAGCCCAACAACGAGTTCAACGGCCGCGGCGTATTCCTGCGCGGCCTGAACGAGGGCGAGAGCGAGGTGACGCCGGGTGTCGCCTTCCTCACATTGCGAAGCGACGGCATGGACAAATACGCCCAGGCCGACGGCCGTTTCATCGGCAAGCCCGGCACGTCGACCGGTGTCACCGTCGAAGGACCGGAGCTGAAGGGCGCCACCAATCTGGTGCTCGGCGCGCTCGACCATCGCGAGGTGGCGTTCCATCCGCGCGCCTTCCGCGAGATCTACAAATTCATCGCGGGTCGCGAGCCCGCGCGCATTGCGATCATGCCGGACCCAAGCGTGCGGCTGAGCGGCCTTGTCACGGGGACGCCGGGCGGCGTGCCGACCAATCGCCCGGTGACGGGCGCAACCATCGATATCTTTCGCGTCGATCCTGAAACCGGAGAGCGCAACGGCGGTGCGCTGCACAGCGCGAAGACCGGTGCCGATGGCCGCTGGGGGCCGGCGCAGGTCGATCCCGCCTGGTCGCTTGAATTCGTGCTGACATCGCCGGACGCGCCGACGACGCATATCTACCGCTCGCCTTTCCCGCGCTCTTCCGACGTCGTGCATTTGCGCGCCGCGCGCCCGCTGGGGCCTGCTGACAAGGACGCAGCAGCTGTCGTGATCATGTCGCGGCCGAGGGGCTATTTCGGCCTGCCGCGGGATGTGGTGCTGCTCGACGGAAAGGAGCCGGCCGACGTCAAGCCGGGCGTGCCCACGGATTCGGCAGCAACCCTGCGGCTTCCCGCCGGCGGGGTTGGGCGCAA encodes the following:
- a CDS encoding hydrolase — protein: MKLSRRTILQGAGSLPFAIASLRTGAWAQSAPAAAPGTEVPPILFVHGNGDYDALWMTTLWRMESNGIARDRMMAINFTDPNARTDDKVEQANRSSTEDQRRELAAAIAELKRRTGAPRVALVGSSRGGYAIRNVIKNGGAGDVSHAVLCGTPNHGVFATDDQPNNEFNGRGVFLRGLNEGESEVTPGVAFLTLRSDGMDKYAQADGRFIGKPGTSTGVTVEGPELKGATNLVLGALDHREVAFHPRAFREIYKFIAGREPARIAIMPDPSVRLSGLVTGTPGGVPTNRPVTGATIDIFRVDPETGERNGGALHSAKTGADGRWGPAQVDPAWSLEFVLTSPDAPTTHIYRSPFPRSSDVVHLRAARPLGPADKDAAAVVIMSRPRGYFGLPRDVVLLDGKEPADVKPGVPTDSAATLRLPAGGVGRKIVAEFGEERIVARAWPAPENRIAIAELTY